The region CGTTCATGTGCTGCATCAGCTTGCCCTGAATGAGCGGGATGAGGTGAGGCTGCTCCATGACGCCGCCCCCTAGAATGATGCGCTTCGGCGCCAGGGTGAGCGTGAGGTTCATCAGCGCATAACCCATGACGTCGGCCACTTCCTCCCAGGCAGGATGGTCCGGCGGCAGCGCATCCGCCTTCACGCCCCAGCGTTTGGCGATGGATGGACCGCAAACATAACCTTCGACACAGCTCCGGTGGAAAGGGCACTGCCCCTCCCTTTGGATGGCCTGGCTGTTATGCGGTGGCGGCACGATGAGGTGACCGATCTCGGGATGTAGCAGGCCATGCAAAAGCTGGCCGTTCACCAGCACCCCGCCGCCGACGCCAGTGCCGACGGTGATGTAGATCAGAGGGTCCATCCCCTGCCCTGCACCCCAGAGGTATTCGGCGAGCACGGCCGCATTCACATCCGTGTCAAAACCGACGGGCACCTTGAAGCGGTGTTTGAAAAAGCTCACCACATCCGTCTGCTGCCAGTGCGGTTTGGGCGTGGTGGTGATGTAGCCGTAGGTCTCACTGTCGCGGTTCAGATCCACCGGCCCGAAAGTGCCGATGCCGATGGCCGCGATGGGACCATGGGCCACCTTCATTTTGGAGATCCAGTGGCTGACGTTTTCCAGGGTCTCATGGGGCGTGGTGGTGTCAATCCGCGCCGTGTCCAGAATGTTGTGCGGATCTGTGCCTATTCCGCAGACAAACTTGGTGCCGCCCCCCTCGATGGCGACGATCAATGGTGGGGTTTCGCTCATACGGGGCGTACGGCGGCTGAATCACGGATGCCCAGGCTGGCGTAGATCTCACGCGTGGCCTGGGATTTGTTCAGGGTGTAAAAGTGGATGCCATCCACCCCATTTTCGAGAAGGTCACGACATTGCTCGGTGGCGTAGTGCACCCCCACGCGCTGAACGGCCTCCTCGTCTCCGCCGCAGCGCTGGATTGCGCGCAGAAGCTTAGCCGGGTAACGGGCACCAGCGGCGAGTTCCGCCATCCGGCGCATGCCACTGGCGCTTGTGATGGGCATGATGCCCGCGATGATCGGGATGTGGATCCCGGAAAGGCGGCAACGGTCGCGGAAATCGAGGAAGTCGTGGTTGTCGAAGAAAAGTTGGGTGCAGATGTAGTCCGCCCCGGCATCTACCTTAGCCTTCAGATGTTCCATTTCCAACACTCGGTTAGGCGTGGTGGGATGGCCCTCTGGGAAAGCGGCCACACCGATACCAAAACCGCGCTTGTCAGGGTGTGCCCCGCTGTCGTTGAATTTTTTGATGAAGCGCACCAGATCCGCCGCCTGCTGAAAGGCATCCTTCTTGCGGTCATAACCGTCCAGATTTTTTGGCGGATCACCGCCAAGGGCCAGGATGTTGCTGACACCGGCTTCCGCATAGCGCTCCAGGATGGCGGCGATATCGGCCTCGCTGTGGCAGACGCAGGTGAGATGTGGCACGGGATCCAGCGTGGTGGTCTTTTTGATGCGCACCACCAGGTCATGCGTCAGTTCCCGGGTCGAGCCACCCGCACCGTAGGTCACGCTGACAAAGGAGGGCTTGTAGGCCTCCAGTTCACCGATGGTCTGGTAAAGGGCCTCCGAAGCCTCCGCTGTCTTGGGAGGGAAAAACTCAAAGGAAAGCGTGGGGCGCTGGGCAGCAAGAATGTCGGCGATGTGCATCGGGTCGGGAAAGGAGTCGGAGAATCGGCCCATTCAACGCGGGACTCGCGCCGGGGCAAGTCATAGAAACGTCCTGGAGCGTATCTTTGTCACAGCAGTCCTTGGCTACAGCCTCAAAAGCAGCCCCACACCGATATCGGCATTCAGCCATACCAAGGCCGTCATCCCACCTGCAACGGCAAGGCCCAGGGTTGTGACTAGCGCCACCTCCATGAGTTTGGTGAGCACCAGGGCACGGCGGGAGATGCCCAAATCATCCAGGGTGGTAAATTCGCGTCTCCGCAGACGAAAGGTCAGGGCAAAGACCAGGGCCGCGACACTGAGCGCCGCCGCCGCCAGCAGCGCCAGGATCACCAGCGCCAGGGTCTCGATCTGAAAGAGGGTACTCATGAGAGCCTCGAATTCGTCCAGCGGGCGGATGATCTGGGCTGGGTTGTCACTCTTCAGGTAGCGCCCCGCCAGCAAGGCCTCGGCTTTCGCATCGGCAGGTTTCATGAGGATGGCGCTGAGCGGGTAGGCACCAAGGTCCCCATGAAAATGGAAGCTGCTCAGATTTTTTTCCGTGACTTGGTTGAACATGCGCACGCTCGCATTGCCGACGACGTTGCCTTCTTCCTTCGTCAAAATGGCATCCTCGGTGACGAGGTCGTCGTGGCCGTGGGCCAGCCCTTCGATGAGCCAAGTGGTCTTGAGATCGGCAAAGATGGCCTCATCATCCGAAGTGCCGTTGGGGGCCAAAATGCCCGTGATGCGCATTTTCAGCGGGTAAATGCCGGCCAAGTCAAAGACCTGCTCCTGCGAGGAAAAGACATGGCCGCCCACCCCTAGCCCCTGTTTTTTGGCCAAACCCGCGCCGAGGATGCAGTCGCCCAGACGGGCAAACATCCGGCCCTGACTGAGCGTGAGTTTCCGGAAAGTGAAATACTCCAGTTGGGTGCCCACGATGGGGGCATCTTGCGCATGAAAGCGGGTGTAGAGAGGGATGGCGGTGCCGAGTTTCGCCGCGCGTACGTCCTCCAGCACCTTCACCGAGATCATCGGCAAAGGCTGCCGTTTAAAATAAAGCGCCGTCAGTAAAAGATCCAGCGCACTGCCACGGGCCCCAATCACCTGAGGAGTTGAGGCAGCCCGCGCCCGCATGGCAGACTCGGCAGCACTGACAATGACCCGAATGGAAAGCGGCAAGGCCAGCACCAGCCCCAAAGCCGCAGCCAGCAGAAACGTCTGCAACCGATGACGCGCCACGTAGCGCCACGCGAGATGGAGGCAGGCCGAAATCATACCGTGAGATCCTCCACACGCAGTTGCTGGGGGAATAGCGGCATCAGTTCCGTATCATGGGTGACCATGACGAGGCAGGCTTGAGTCTCGCGGGTGTAGTCCAGCAGGAGATTCATGACCAGGCCGCGACGCCCTGCATCCAGGGAGGCAGTCGGTTCATCGGCAAAGACAAACTTGGGCCGATGGGCCAGGGCACGGGCAATGGCCACGCGCTGCCTTTCCCCTTGGGATAAAAGGCTCGTGCGTCGCTGCCAGTGCGCGGAGATTTCGAGGCGCTCGGACAGTTCGCGAGCAGCCTGCGCCCCTGTTTTTTCTCCTTCATTTGCGCCTGGATGAAAGCGCATCGGCAGCAGGATATTTTCCTCCACGGTCAGGTAATCCAGCAGGGCAAAGTCCTGAAAAATGAGACCTATGTTTTGCAGGCGGAACTGGCGGCGGGCCTCGGCTGAAAGGGATGACAGGCGGGTGCTGCCGCAGGTCACCGTGCCGGAGTCCGGGGCCAGCAGGCCGGTCATCAGCCGCAGCAGGGTGGTTTTGCCCCCACCGCTGGGGCCCAGGATGGCCAAAGGCTCCCCGGCCCTGACCGTCAGCGTTTTCACCGCCAGGCCAAAGGCGCTGCCGGGATAGTGAAAACGGAGGTCGGTGACGGCCAGATCCATGCTTGGACAAACCAAACGCCAGTGGCGCGAGCGCAGCAAGTGCCAAGGCATCTTTTTCGGTCTGCGGCGAAGTCAGGCGCGGGGATGCGCAGCATCATACACTTCCTTCATCCGTTGCGTGGAGACATGGGTGTAGATCTGGGTGGTGCTGAGGCTCGCATGGCCCAGCAGTTCCTGCACACTGCGAAGATCGGCCCCATTGTTCAGCAGATGGGTGGCAAAGCTGTGGCGCAGCTTGTGCGGTGTGACATGCACGGGCAGGCCGGATTTTTTCCAATACTTCTCCACCACATCGCCGATGGCTTGGTTGGTGATGCGTTTGCGCAGCTTGCTGAGGAAAAGCGGGCCGCTATGCACCCCGGCTTTCAGCCGGTAACGCTGGATGGCCTCCATGGCCGGAGTACCGATGGGCAGCAGGCGTTCTTTACTACCCTTGCCAAAGACACGCACCGTATCGCTGTAAGAGTCCACATCCTCCACATTCAGTCCGGCGAGCTCGCTCAGGCGCATGCCAGTGCTGTAAAAGAGTTCCAGAATGGCCGCGTCACGCTCCTGCGCCCAGGCCGGGGCGGCACGCTCCTTTTCCAGCTTCATGGGCAGATCCAGCATGTCAGTGATCTGCGTCAGGGTCAGCACGACGGGCAGCTTTTTCTCCTGTTTGGGCAGTTGAATATCCAGCAGCGGATTCGTCTTCCAGCCCTGGCGGCGGGTCAGCCATTTGAAAAAGGAACGCAGGGCGGAAAAGTGGAGGCGGATGGTGGCCCGGCTCATCTCGCGCTTCATTTGGTCGAAGAGATAACGGCGAAAATCATCTGACGTCAGGGCTTCCCAGGAAGTGAAGTTTTTCTGGCCTTCGCGGAAGCTTTTGAGCGCATGCGCATAGTTTTCCAGTGTGCGTGGGGAGGACCGCCGCTCCACTTCCATGAACTGGAAGAAGGCCTCGCTGAGGGCATCGGGCGGGAGCGGGGTGGACATGGGGCTGCTGGGCGATCTGATCGAGGGCTTTAAGGCGTCCAAGGCTAATGGCAAAACGTCCTCCTGAAAAGCCCCCTTGCGCATTTGTAGGGTGCTGCCTCGGGCCTGCCAGCCCTTGACTCTCCCCCTGCTGCCCTTAATCTCATCTTCCCCATGCTCACCAAGCGCATCATTCCCTGTCTCGACGTCAAAGAAGGCCGTGTGGTTAAAGGCACGCAGTTCCTGCAACTGCGGGATGCGGGCGATCCGGTGGAATGCGCAAAGATCTACAATGCCCAAGGCGCGGATGAGCTGGTGTTTTTGGACATCACCGCCAGCCATGAAAAACGAAAGACGATGGTGGATGTAGTCGCCCGCACGGCGGAATCCTGCTTCATGCCCCTAACCGTCGGTGGCGGCATCCGCACCGTGGGGGACATGCGCGAAATGCTTCTGGCTGGCGCGGACAAGGTCGGCATCAACACCTCCGCCGTGACCACTCCTGATGTCATTGACGCGGCTGCGGAAGCCTTTGGCTGCCAGTGCCTGGTGGTGGCGATTGATGCCAAACGAAACGAGCGCGGCTCATGGACGGTTTACACCCACGGGGGACGGACACCGACCGAGCTCGATGCAGTGGAATGGGCCGCCGAAGTCTGCCGCCGTGGAGCGGGGGAAATCCTGCTCACCAGCATGGATTCCGATGGCACCAAGGCAGGCTACGACATCGCCCTGACTCGCGCAGTGAGCGAGGCCGTAACGATTCCAGTCATCGCCAGCGGCGGTGCGGGCAACATGCAGCACATGGCCGATGTCCTCAGCGGTGGCAAGGCAGATGCCGTGCTGGCCGCCAGCATCTTCCACTTTGGCGAATACACCGTGGGCGATGTGAAGCAGTTCCTGAGCAGCCAGGGTGTGCCCATGCGTCTGGTGTGACCGGCGACCGTCCGGTTACAACACCGAACGGATCTGCGTCACCGAATCCAGGGCTTCATCCAGCGTCTCGCCGAGGACGGTGTAGTGACCCATCTTGCGCTTGGCGCGCGCGCTGGCCTTTCCATACAGATGCAGCTTGGCCCGGGGATGGTTCAGCACCGGAGACCAGTCGGGATGCACCAGCTCAGAGGGCCAGACATCACCGAGAAGATTCACCATCACGGCAGGCGTATGCTGGGAAGGATCACCCAATGAAAGGCCGCAGATGGCGCGGAGCTGCTGCTGGAACTGATTGGTCACACAAGCATCAATCGTATAATGGCCGCTGTTGTGCGGACGTGGGGCGATTTCATTGACCATCACGCGGCCCTCGGCGGTCACAAAAAGTTCCACCGCCATGGTGCCCACGTAGTACAGCCCCTCGGCCACGGCTTCCCAAAGTTCCAGGGCTTGTTCGACAATGGCGGGCTCCACCCGTGCCGGGGCCAGGGTGACGTCCAAAATGTGATGCGCGTGCTGGTTTTCCACCACCCCGTGGGTCGCCATGCGGCCATCCACACTGCGAGCACCGACAACGGAGACTTCACAGACAAACGGCACCCACTGTTCCACCACGGCATGATGTCCTTCAAAAGGCTTCCAGGCCTCGGCGAGATCGGTATCCGCATTCACCTTGGCCTGGCCTTTGCCATCATAGCCAAAAGCAGCCGTCTTGATGACGCAGGGGCAGCCCAATTCGGCCACGGCTGTTTCCAACTGGGGAAGGTTTTCGACGATCCGGAATTCGGCACAGGCAATGCCCTTTTCGCGCAGGAACAGCTTTTCGCGCTCCCTGTGCTGCGTGGTGTAGATGGCTTTGCGGCCAGGTCGCAGGGGTTTCACGGCCTCAACGGCCTGGAGGCAGCTATCCGGGATGTTTTCAAACTCAGCCGTGACCACATCCACCTCAGCCAGGAAGCGGTCCAGCGCGGCCTTGTCATCATACGCCGCATTGATTTCCAGGTCGGCCACCTGCCCCGCCGGGCAGCCGGTCGGTTCATCGGTAAAAATCGCCACGCGGTAGCCACTGCGGCGCGCCTCCATGGCGAGCATGCGGCCTAGCTGACCACCACCCAGGATGCCGATGGTGGAAGGAGGAAGGAGGGGCGTGGAGAGCATCGGGGGCAATGAAACAGGGAACAAACGAGGGAGGATCAGCAAAGACAAGAAGGGCGAGCGGTGTGGGGCTTATTCCTTTTCGATTTCAGCCTGGCTTTCCAGGACTTTGGCGGTCTGCTTGTCGCGAAAGGCCTTCAGCTTTTCGGCCAACTCCGGCTGCTCATTGGCGAGCATGGAGACCGCGAACAGTCCAGCATTCAGAGCCCCTGCATTTCCTATAGCAAAGGTAGCCACAGGAATGCCGCCGGGCATCTGCACAATCGAATACAGGCTGTCCACGCCGCTGAGGGCTTTGCTCTGCACCGGCACGCCGAGCACTGGCACTGTGGTCATGCTGGCAGTCATGCCAGGAAGGTGGGCGGCCCCGCCTGCACCTGCGATGATGCATTTGAGCCCGCGAGACTCGGCCGTGGTGGCATAATCATAAAGGAGCTGCGGGGTGCGGTGCGCACTGACCACCTTCTTTTCAAAGGGCACGCCAAAATCCTGCAGCACGCGGGCTGCGTTTTCCAGGGTGGGCCAGTCAGAACTGGAGCCCATGATGATGCCGACGAGGGGTGAACTCATGACGCAACTAGCGCGAAGAAATCACGGCTGCAACCATTTGCCAAAATCACTTACCCTTTCCATGATAGAGTGACATGACCTTCAGAGAGAAACTGGAAAAACGGATTGCGACGACAGGCTCCAACCTTTGCGTAGGGCTGGACGTGCGGATGGATCAGGCCGATGAGACCACCAAGCGGTTCATTATCAAGGTGATTGAGGAAACCGCCCCCCATGCAGCCGCCTTTAAACCCAACTCAGCTTACTACGAGGCAATGGGCTGGAAAGGCATGCGTATTTTATCGCAGGTCCTCAAAGAGATTCCCAAGGACATCCCCATCATTTTCGACGTGAAGCGTGGGGATATTGGTGAAACCCAGGGCTACTATGCCAAATCAGCCTATGACTCTTACGGTGTGGATGCCGTGACCCTGAATGCCTACATGGGCAAAGACACGCTGGAACCCTTTCTGAAGTACCCAGACAAAGGCATCTATCTCTTGGGTGTGACCTCCAACCCAGGGGCAGTGGATGTGGAACTGCAGCCCACCGGAAACCGCAAGGTCTTCGAACTGGTGGCAGACATGACCCAGGCCAGTAAGCAGGTGGGGCTGGTGATCGGCCTGACCAATGCTGCGGAAGATGTGCTTCATCGTACGCCGGATGTTCCCCTCCTCATTCCTGGTCTCGGTGCCCAGGGCGGCGACCTTTCGTCGCTCAAAGGCAGCGGCCGCAAGGCCCCTGTGCTGGTGAACGTGTCGCGCGGCATCATGTACCATCAGGAAGAGCGCAGCGGCTTTGCCACCGTGGCGGCAGACTGGAAACTGCGGATCCAGGAGGCCCTGGCCTAAAGCGACTTTCGTGACAAGAAAGGCACGCTTTGTCAGCTTGCGGGTTTAAAATAGCCCGCAAGCTTGCTGTCAAACTCCTGCATGATCCTCGACCTCCGCAACTACCTGCGCACGCCCCTTCAGCGCGGTGCTTATCAGATTCTCGGGCCCATGCTCGACCGGAGCCTGGGGCTGCGAGGTCTGGACGAGATCTACAACGGGGCCTGCGACCTGCAAAAGAATCACCCGGACGGGCAGACCTGTCGCACGTGGTTCGACTCCGTCCTGAAGACGATGAAGGCCACCTATGCGGTGGAGGCCGGGGCAGATTTTGAATTTCCCAAAAGCGGCCCGCTCATCATCATCGCCAATCACCCGTACGGTATTCTGGATCCCGTGATCCTGTCCCACTACGCCGCTGGGCAGCGGGAGAATGTCAAGGTGATGACGAACTCCATGCTTGCGGCTTTCCCGGCCCTGCGCCCGCACATCATCGCCGTCAATCCCTTTGGAGGCGAAGCCGCCGCACGCAGCAATGTGGGGGCCATGAAAGAGGCGCTGAAGCACCTGAAAGCAGGCGGCACTCTCGTCATTTTCCCGGCAGGTGAGGTTTCCGGTTACAAACCCGGTGCAGGCATTGAGGAACCTGTCTGGAGTTCCCATGTCGGCTCCCTGGTGCGTCGCACCCAGGCTACGGTGCTACCAGTCTTTTTCCCAGGCAGCAACAGCCCTCTTTTCCATGCCGCCGGGCTCATTCATCCACGGCTGCGCACGGGCCTGCTGCTGCGCGAATTTTGCAACAAACGCGATAGCGAGGTAGAGATGCGGGTGGGCACGCCGATTGCCTTTTCCAAGCTGCGCAAATTTGAAGATGACGAGGCGCTCACGAAATACCTTCGCATCCACACCTTTGTACTGGCCAACCGCCGCAAGGCCCTGCCGCCGACGGAGCCGACCTCACCCCTGCTCCCGCCCTCCCGTGAGGTCGCACTGGCCGCCGAACATCGGATGCGCATCCTTCATGAAGTGCAGGCCCTGGCGGAGCGAGGTGGCAGGCTGACCGGACAGGGCAACCTGAGCGTTTACGCCGCCCATTCTCACGAGATTCCGGACACGCTCCAGGAGATCGGTCGCCTGCGCGAAGTCACCTTCCGCAGCGTCGGGGAAGGCACGGGCAATGAAATCGACCTGGACCGTTACGACCGCTACTATCAGCACCTCTTCATCTGGGATGAGGAAAAGCAGCAGATCGCCGGGGCCTACCGCCTGGGGCGTGCGGACATCATCCTGCGCGAATACGGTCCCAAAGGCCTCTACACGAGCACCCTGTTCAAGTTTGAAAAACCGTTCCTCGCGCACCTGGAAAGCGCAGTGGAGATGGGTCGCAGCTTCATCACCAAGGAGTATCAGCGGAACCTCTCTTCCCTGCCCCTGCTTTGGAAAGGCATCGCCCACTGGATGGTGCGCAACCCTGGCTACAAGAAGCTTTTCGGCCCCGTCAGCATCAGCAAGGACTACGACAGCCTCAGCCGAAAAATGATGGTCGAATTCCTCCAGGGCAACTGCCTGCATGAGGACCTCGCCAGCTTTGTCAAACCGCGCAATCCCTTCCGCTACCTACGCAGCCGCCGCCTGATGCGC is a window of Prosthecobacter algae DNA encoding:
- a CDS encoding ROK family protein, with the translated sequence MSETPPLIVAIEGGGTKFVCGIGTDPHNILDTARIDTTTPHETLENVSHWISKMKVAHGPIAAIGIGTFGPVDLNRDSETYGYITTTPKPHWQQTDVVSFFKHRFKVPVGFDTDVNAAVLAEYLWGAGQGMDPLIYITVGTGVGGGVLVNGQLLHGLLHPEIGHLIVPPPHNSQAIQREGQCPFHRSCVEGYVCGPSIAKRWGVKADALPPDHPAWEEVADVMGYALMNLTLTLAPKRIILGGGVMEQPHLIPLIQGKLMQHMNGYLSVPQLSHDIEQFLVRPGLGGRSGLLGSMALGRMALANKAS
- the metF gene encoding methylenetetrahydrofolate reductase [NAD(P)H], with amino-acid sequence MHIADILAAQRPTLSFEFFPPKTAEASEALYQTIGELEAYKPSFVSVTYGAGGSTRELTHDLVVRIKKTTTLDPVPHLTCVCHSEADIAAILERYAEAGVSNILALGGDPPKNLDGYDRKKDAFQQAADLVRFIKKFNDSGAHPDKRGFGIGVAAFPEGHPTTPNRVLEMEHLKAKVDAGADYICTQLFFDNHDFLDFRDRCRLSGIHIPIIAGIMPITSASGMRRMAELAAGARYPAKLLRAIQRCGGDEEAVQRVGVHYATEQCRDLLENGVDGIHFYTLNKSQATREIYASLGIRDSAAVRPV
- a CDS encoding ABC transporter permease; this encodes MISACLHLAWRYVARHRLQTFLLAAALGLVLALPLSIRVIVSAAESAMRARAASTPQVIGARGSALDLLLTALYFKRQPLPMISVKVLEDVRAAKLGTAIPLYTRFHAQDAPIVGTQLEYFTFRKLTLSQGRMFARLGDCILGAGLAKKQGLGVGGHVFSSQEQVFDLAGIYPLKMRITGILAPNGTSDDEAIFADLKTTWLIEGLAHGHDDLVTEDAILTKEEGNVVGNASVRMFNQVTEKNLSSFHFHGDLGAYPLSAILMKPADAKAEALLAGRYLKSDNPAQIIRPLDEFEALMSTLFQIETLALVILALLAAAALSVAALVFALTFRLRRREFTTLDDLGISRRALVLTKLMEVALVTTLGLAVAGGMTALVWLNADIGVGLLLRL
- a CDS encoding ABC transporter ATP-binding protein, producing the protein MDLAVTDLRFHYPGSAFGLAVKTLTVRAGEPLAILGPSGGGKTTLLRLMTGLLAPDSGTVTCGSTRLSSLSAEARRQFRLQNIGLIFQDFALLDYLTVEENILLPMRFHPGANEGEKTGAQAARELSERLEISAHWQRRTSLLSQGERQRVAIARALAHRPKFVFADEPTASLDAGRRGLVMNLLLDYTRETQACLVMVTHDTELMPLFPQQLRVEDLTV
- the xerA gene encoding site-specific tyrosine recombinase/integron integrase; protein product: MSTPLPPDALSEAFFQFMEVERRSSPRTLENYAHALKSFREGQKNFTSWEALTSDDFRRYLFDQMKREMSRATIRLHFSALRSFFKWLTRRQGWKTNPLLDIQLPKQEKKLPVVLTLTQITDMLDLPMKLEKERAAPAWAQERDAAILELFYSTGMRLSELAGLNVEDVDSYSDTVRVFGKGSKERLLPIGTPAMEAIQRYRLKAGVHSGPLFLSKLRKRITNQAIGDVVEKYWKKSGLPVHVTPHKLRHSFATHLLNNGADLRSVQELLGHASLSTTQIYTHVSTQRMKEVYDAAHPRA
- the hisF gene encoding imidazole glycerol phosphate synthase subunit HisF, whose protein sequence is MLTKRIIPCLDVKEGRVVKGTQFLQLRDAGDPVECAKIYNAQGADELVFLDITASHEKRKTMVDVVARTAESCFMPLTVGGGIRTVGDMREMLLAGADKVGINTSAVTTPDVIDAAAEAFGCQCLVVAIDAKRNERGSWTVYTHGGRTPTELDAVEWAAEVCRRGAGEILLTSMDSDGTKAGYDIALTRAVSEAVTIPVIASGGAGNMQHMADVLSGGKADAVLAASIFHFGEYTVGDVKQFLSSQGVPMRLV
- a CDS encoding 5-(carboxyamino)imidazole ribonucleotide synthase — translated: MLSTPLLPPSTIGILGGGQLGRMLAMEARRSGYRVAIFTDEPTGCPAGQVADLEINAAYDDKAALDRFLAEVDVVTAEFENIPDSCLQAVEAVKPLRPGRKAIYTTQHREREKLFLREKGIACAEFRIVENLPQLETAVAELGCPCVIKTAAFGYDGKGQAKVNADTDLAEAWKPFEGHHAVVEQWVPFVCEVSVVGARSVDGRMATHGVVENQHAHHILDVTLAPARVEPAIVEQALELWEAVAEGLYYVGTMAVELFVTAEGRVMVNEIAPRPHNSGHYTIDACVTNQFQQQLRAICGLSLGDPSQHTPAVMVNLLGDVWPSELVHPDWSPVLNHPRAKLHLYGKASARAKRKMGHYTVLGETLDEALDSVTQIRSVL
- the purE gene encoding 5-(carboxyamino)imidazole ribonucleotide mutase, which encodes MSSPLVGIIMGSSSDWPTLENAARVLQDFGVPFEKKVVSAHRTPQLLYDYATTAESRGLKCIIAGAGGAAHLPGMTASMTTVPVLGVPVQSKALSGVDSLYSIVQMPGGIPVATFAIGNAGALNAGLFAVSMLANEQPELAEKLKAFRDKQTAKVLESQAEIEKE
- the pyrF gene encoding orotidine-5'-phosphate decarboxylase — translated: MTFREKLEKRIATTGSNLCVGLDVRMDQADETTKRFIIKVIEETAPHAAAFKPNSAYYEAMGWKGMRILSQVLKEIPKDIPIIFDVKRGDIGETQGYYAKSAYDSYGVDAVTLNAYMGKDTLEPFLKYPDKGIYLLGVTSNPGAVDVELQPTGNRKVFELVADMTQASKQVGLVIGLTNAAEDVLHRTPDVPLLIPGLGAQGGDLSSLKGSGRKAPVLVNVSRGIMYHQEERSGFATVAADWKLRIQEALA
- a CDS encoding lysophospholipid acyltransferase family protein yields the protein MILDLRNYLRTPLQRGAYQILGPMLDRSLGLRGLDEIYNGACDLQKNHPDGQTCRTWFDSVLKTMKATYAVEAGADFEFPKSGPLIIIANHPYGILDPVILSHYAAGQRENVKVMTNSMLAAFPALRPHIIAVNPFGGEAAARSNVGAMKEALKHLKAGGTLVIFPAGEVSGYKPGAGIEEPVWSSHVGSLVRRTQATVLPVFFPGSNSPLFHAAGLIHPRLRTGLLLREFCNKRDSEVEMRVGTPIAFSKLRKFEDDEALTKYLRIHTFVLANRRKALPPTEPTSPLLPPSREVALAAEHRMRILHEVQALAERGGRLTGQGNLSVYAAHSHEIPDTLQEIGRLREVTFRSVGEGTGNEIDLDRYDRYYQHLFIWDEEKQQIAGAYRLGRADIILREYGPKGLYTSTLFKFEKPFLAHLESAVEMGRSFITKEYQRNLSSLPLLWKGIAHWMVRNPGYKKLFGPVSISKDYDSLSRKMMVEFLQGNCLHEDLASFVKPRNPFRYLRSRRLMREFISANLQDVDDCSALISSVETDGKGIPILLKHYLRLSGTILSFNVDKDFSSVIDGLILVDLTETDPKLLAKYMGEENCQAYLARHIDAP